A window from Catenulispora sp. MAP5-51 encodes these proteins:
- a CDS encoding Zn-ribbon domain-containing OB-fold protein, whose amino-acid sequence MLKPLVDDDGAPYFEYAAKGELRMQTCANCGEVLFPPRPMCPRCQGAEFEWKLMSGRGHVWSFAVPRPPLLPDYAAFAPYPVVVVELEEDRRLRLVGNLVADQDSDIDSVDPATIEIGQPVRAVFRQIEGLFVAAWTPDE is encoded by the coding sequence ATGCTCAAACCGCTTGTCGACGACGACGGCGCGCCGTACTTCGAGTACGCGGCCAAGGGCGAACTGCGGATGCAGACGTGCGCGAACTGCGGCGAGGTGCTGTTCCCGCCGCGGCCGATGTGCCCGCGATGCCAGGGCGCTGAGTTCGAATGGAAGCTGATGTCCGGCCGCGGGCACGTGTGGTCCTTCGCGGTGCCGCGTCCGCCCCTGCTGCCGGACTACGCGGCGTTCGCGCCGTATCCGGTGGTGGTCGTGGAGCTGGAGGAGGACCGGCGGCTGCGGCTGGTCGGGAACCTGGTCGCCGACCAGGACTCGGACATCGATTCGGTCGACCCGGCGACGATCGAGATCGGGCAGCCGGTGCGCGCGGTGTTCCGGCAGATCGAAGGACTCTTCGTGGCGGCCTGGACGCCGGATGAGTGA